In Anopheles stephensi strain Indian chromosome Y unlocalized genomic scaffold, UCI_ANSTEP_V1.0 chrY23, whole genome shotgun sequence, the following are encoded in one genomic region:
- the LOC118515173 gene encoding uncharacterized protein LOC118515173, translated as MEQPAVSETINGGTYAKHKNPERMLQSVERLTQELVSQLEERHVRTNPEECSSIVTGVQFKIGEKVTTTTTMTAVVTATATATTTTTVATSRVIKPVRVVSNPGSPRTRKLQRESSINKEADESKVKPIKSQDVEKL; from the exons ATGGAGCAACCGGCCGTGAGCGAGACTATCAATGGGGGTACGTacgcgaaacacaaaaaccccgaacgaatGCTTCAGTCGGTCGAACGGCTTACGCAGGAGCTGGTGTCCCAGTTGGAAGAACGGCACGTGCGTACTAACCCGGAGGAATGCAGTTCGATCGTTACCGGCGTACAGTTCAAGATAGGCGAAAAGGTAACGACAACCACGACAATGACCGCGGTTGTGACGGCAACGGCgacggcaacgacgacgacgacggtggcgacGAGTCGGGTAATCAAGCCTGTGCGCGTCGTATCCAATCCCGGCTCACCGAGGACGCGAAAGTTACAGCGTGAATCTTCCATCaacaaagaggcggatgagtccAAG gtTAAACCCATAAAAAGCCAAGATGTTGAAAAGCTGTga